Proteins encoded within one genomic window of Granulicella pectinivorans:
- a CDS encoding family 2A encapsulin nanocompartment cargo protein cysteine desulfurase, whose product MTTSDQDKAGSFSPQMIADVAEDARGALPSAPAGAPDVAALAQMANEFFRALPGQTGQFSGAQSAVTLPSMAPQFGATPASMTAAPYTDRLPSEANVQQMPSSFQPELSASPVSANPAPYSGAGFPQHEGQSAPAEYGASPFSLPMPSFDLPFPSFEAALPAIPRMDALPTEEDVNAALNSVSSLYFLENAGALSRPAAAKPSPPTAAGISPALLPDLQLSRKQFDVGAVRRDFPILQERVNGKPLIWLDNAATTQKPRSVIDRISYFYEHENSNIHRAAHELAARATDAYEGARQKVARFLNAPSVNEVIFVRGATEAINLVAKSWGKRHIGKDDEIVISWIEHHANIVPWQMLAAETGARLRVAPVDDDGQILLDEFEKLLNPRTRLVSVTQVSNALGTITPTRQIVQMAHRYGAKVLVDGAQSVSHMSTDVQVLDCDFFVFSGHKVFGPTGIGVLYGKPDALADSPPWQGGGNMIVDVTFEKTIYHAPPARFEAGTGNIADAVGLGAAIDYVEQLGMENIARHEHDLLIYATKWLQTIPGLRLIGTAKEKASVMSFVLDGYKTEEVGAALNKEGIAVRSGHHCAQPALRRFGVETSVRPSLALYNTYGDVDALIAVLRKLKNIGA is encoded by the coding sequence ATGACTACAAGTGATCAGGATAAGGCGGGGAGCTTCTCGCCGCAGATGATCGCGGACGTCGCAGAAGATGCACGTGGCGCGCTGCCTTCGGCGCCGGCGGGCGCTCCTGACGTTGCCGCACTGGCCCAGATGGCGAACGAGTTCTTTCGTGCGCTGCCTGGCCAGACGGGGCAGTTCAGTGGGGCGCAGTCCGCGGTGACATTGCCCAGCATGGCTCCGCAGTTCGGAGCCACTCCTGCCTCGATGACCGCCGCGCCGTACACGGACAGGCTTCCGAGCGAAGCAAACGTGCAGCAGATGCCTTCGTCGTTCCAGCCCGAGCTCTCAGCATCTCCCGTGTCTGCGAATCCTGCTCCCTACTCGGGTGCCGGCTTCCCGCAGCATGAAGGGCAGAGCGCTCCCGCCGAATACGGTGCATCTCCATTCTCACTGCCGATGCCGTCGTTCGATCTTCCGTTCCCATCCTTCGAAGCGGCGCTCCCTGCGATTCCACGCATGGATGCGTTGCCGACGGAAGAGGATGTGAACGCAGCTTTGAATTCGGTGTCTTCGCTTTACTTCCTGGAAAATGCCGGAGCACTTTCCAGGCCGGCTGCAGCCAAACCCTCACCGCCGACTGCAGCGGGCATCTCTCCCGCTTTGCTGCCGGATCTGCAATTGAGCCGGAAGCAGTTTGATGTGGGCGCGGTACGGCGTGACTTTCCGATCCTACAGGAGCGGGTGAATGGCAAGCCACTCATCTGGCTGGACAACGCAGCAACGACGCAGAAGCCCAGGAGCGTGATCGATCGCATCTCGTATTTTTACGAGCATGAGAACTCGAACATTCATCGCGCCGCCCACGAGCTTGCAGCCAGGGCCACCGACGCGTATGAGGGCGCACGCCAGAAGGTCGCTCGCTTCCTCAATGCGCCTTCCGTAAACGAAGTTATCTTCGTGCGTGGCGCGACCGAAGCCATTAACCTGGTCGCGAAGAGCTGGGGCAAGCGTCACATCGGTAAGGACGACGAGATCGTCATCAGTTGGATCGAGCACCACGCGAACATCGTTCCCTGGCAGATGCTCGCCGCGGAGACGGGTGCGCGTCTGCGTGTGGCTCCCGTGGACGACGATGGGCAGATTCTGCTGGATGAGTTTGAGAAGCTGCTGAATCCGAGGACACGCCTTGTATCGGTGACACAGGTCTCGAATGCTCTTGGCACGATTACGCCGACTCGTCAGATCGTCCAGATGGCTCATCGCTATGGAGCCAAGGTTCTTGTGGACGGCGCGCAGTCGGTCTCGCACATGAGCACGGATGTTCAGGTGCTCGATTGCGACTTCTTCGTGTTCTCCGGACACAAGGTCTTCGGGCCGACGGGCATCGGTGTCCTGTACGGCAAGCCGGATGCGCTGGCGGACTCACCTCCGTGGCAGGGTGGTGGCAACATGATCGTCGATGTGACGTTCGAGAAGACGATCTATCATGCACCGCCGGCACGCTTTGAAGCGGGAACTGGCAACATCGCCGATGCGGTTGGACTTGGTGCCGCTATCGACTATGTCGAGCAGCTTGGGATGGAGAACATCGCTCGCCATGAGCATGACTTGTTGATCTATGCGACGAAGTGGTTGCAGACGATTCCGGGTCTGCGCCTGATTGGAACTGCGAAGGAGAAGGCGAGTGTGATGTCGTTCGTTCTCGATGGTTACAAGACCGAAGAGGTGGGTGCGGCATTGAACAAGGAAGGAATCGCTGTACGTTCCGGACACCATTGCGCGCAGCCTGCTCTGCGTCGGTTTGGGGTTGAGACCTCGGTGCGTCCTTCGCTGGCGCTTTATAACACCTACGGAGACGTTGATGCTTTGATTGCGGTTCTGCGCAAGCTGAAGAATATCGGCGCGTAG
- a CDS encoding dimethylarginine dimethylaminohydrolase family protein produces the protein MQTFSTQIEIQLPNNSDETQTTTQFTRPTFLMCAPGWYELKYVINPWMAGNIAKSVRDTAFQQWNRLYEALRSLGDVRLLRAKEGSPDMTFVAHGAVVNYGVAALSSFAHYQRTAEEDYLEAWFEDAGFIVWKSEGLPLEGEGDALFSPDGNHLWAAHGSRTSLQSHRRLGNIWHVDVTSLHLVDPRFYHLDLCFTPLSGGHVLYYPGAFDRRSLRKIEDAYSPNNRIALSEVEAVQFACNVINVGDQVLMHTAGSAASRIRSAGYEVSEFPLGEFVKGGGAAKSLALRLSDVSVTHRHPSQRALVIR, from the coding sequence GTGCAAACCTTTAGCACCCAAATTGAGATTCAATTGCCTAACAACTCCGATGAGACACAGACCACGACACAATTCACTCGTCCGACCTTCCTCATGTGCGCTCCCGGCTGGTACGAATTGAAGTACGTCATCAACCCATGGATGGCAGGAAACATAGCAAAATCGGTGCGCGACACCGCGTTCCAGCAATGGAATCGCCTTTACGAAGCATTGAGGAGTCTCGGAGATGTCAGACTGCTTCGAGCCAAAGAAGGCTCACCCGACATGACCTTTGTAGCGCATGGCGCTGTCGTCAACTACGGTGTCGCAGCTCTCTCCTCCTTTGCTCACTACCAGCGAACCGCCGAGGAAGACTACCTTGAGGCATGGTTCGAGGACGCTGGCTTTATCGTTTGGAAGTCGGAGGGGCTTCCTCTCGAAGGCGAAGGCGATGCTCTGTTCTCACCGGACGGTAACCACCTATGGGCTGCACATGGCTCCAGGACTTCTCTACAGAGTCACCGCCGTCTTGGCAACATATGGCACGTCGACGTCACATCGCTTCATCTGGTTGACCCACGTTTCTACCATCTCGATCTCTGCTTCACTCCTCTCAGCGGTGGGCACGTTCTCTATTATCCTGGAGCCTTCGATCGCAGGTCGCTAAGAAAGATTGAAGACGCCTATAGTCCCAACAATCGCATCGCACTATCCGAAGTGGAAGCCGTACAGTTCGCATGCAATGTCATCAACGTCGGAGATCAGGTCCTGATGCACACTGCTGGAAGCGCTGCCAGTCGAATCCGCTCCGCTGGCTATGAGGTCTCGGAGTTTCCCCTCGGCGAATTCGTAAAAGGCGGAGGCGCCGCGAAGAGCTTAGCGCTTCGCTTGAGCGATGTCTCTGTCACGCACCGTCATCCTTCGCAGCGGGCTCTCGTAATCCGCTAG
- a CDS encoding ATP-grasp domain-containing protein: MTYQMETSIPERTSLAPGAPLAFLYEHPQWFNPIFAELERRGVAFDKIFIPDHFYGIGQGRPAFKVLFNRMSPSANSRDHGSGIFHTLAYLEHLELNGIRVLNGVKAFRYEISKAAQHSLLQSLGIRFLPSRVIHRANQAVAAAEGLRYPIVVKANIGGSGKGIVRYDTKEQLEAAVNAEEIDLGYDSIALVQEFVPARGGTITRVETLGGTYLYGIQVYLSGQTFDLCPADICQTSRGESLNNACVIEASKAGLKVEGYTPPAEVIQNIERIVQAAGIDVGGIEYIVDDRDGEIYYYDINALSNFVADAPRVIGFDPFTRLADFLEEEVRRDS; the protein is encoded by the coding sequence GTGACATATCAGATGGAAACTTCAATTCCCGAGAGGACTTCTCTCGCTCCCGGTGCGCCTCTGGCCTTTCTGTATGAACATCCACAGTGGTTCAACCCGATCTTTGCGGAGCTGGAACGGCGCGGTGTTGCGTTCGATAAGATTTTCATTCCCGATCATTTCTATGGGATAGGCCAGGGAAGGCCGGCGTTCAAGGTTCTCTTCAATCGCATGAGCCCGTCTGCGAACAGCCGCGATCATGGCTCCGGAATCTTTCATACGCTTGCCTACCTTGAGCATTTGGAGCTTAATGGCATTCGGGTTCTGAATGGAGTCAAGGCTTTTCGTTATGAGATTTCCAAGGCGGCCCAGCACTCTCTGTTGCAGTCGCTTGGAATCCGGTTTCTTCCTTCTCGTGTGATCCATCGTGCAAATCAGGCAGTTGCCGCAGCGGAGGGGTTGCGGTATCCCATCGTGGTCAAAGCAAACATTGGCGGCAGTGGAAAGGGAATTGTCCGTTACGACACGAAGGAACAACTGGAAGCGGCTGTGAACGCGGAGGAGATCGACCTCGGCTATGACAGCATTGCGTTGGTACAGGAATTCGTGCCAGCCAGAGGCGGAACGATCACGCGCGTGGAGACACTTGGGGGCACGTACCTGTATGGGATTCAGGTCTATCTGAGTGGACAGACCTTCGACCTTTGCCCAGCGGATATTTGCCAGACTTCGCGAGGAGAAAGCCTCAACAATGCATGTGTCATCGAGGCCTCGAAGGCTGGCCTGAAGGTGGAAGGGTACACTCCGCCTGCGGAGGTGATTCAAAACATCGAACGCATCGTGCAAGCTGCAGGCATCGACGTAGGCGGCATTGAATACATCGTTGACGATCGCGACGGTGAGATCTACTACTACGACATCAATGCCTTATCCAATTTCGTGGCGGATGCTCCGCGGGTCATCGGATTCGATCCATTCACGCGTCTCGCAGACTTTCTGGAAGAAGAGGTGCGGCGTGACAGCTAA
- a CDS encoding LLM class flavin-dependent oxidoreductase: MTAKQGIRFGYWMPVFGGWLRNVEDEQMEASWEYTRRLALRSEELGFDLSLIAELNLNDIKGVEAPSLDAWSTSAALAAVTSTLELMVAVRPTFHSPALFAKQAANIDRISNGRLALNVVSSWWEQEARMYGVEFERHDDRYGRTAEWLEVVNGAWTEKVYSHDGRYYKTENTVLEPKPVRTPRPTIYAGGESEAAKNLIAQRCDAYVMHGDSPEHVAAKIADMRERRDRFGLPPMQFGLAGYAFTRDSEDEVKREIDRITDVKQNAKGYENYQQWLQGTQLEQRMSIQEYSVSNRGLRSGLIGTPGQIQEQVGRFAEAGVNLLLLQFSPQLEEMERFSESVIRLGTAA; this comes from the coding sequence GTGACAGCTAAGCAGGGAATTCGCTTTGGTTACTGGATGCCTGTCTTTGGCGGGTGGCTGCGCAACGTTGAAGATGAGCAGATGGAGGCGAGCTGGGAGTACACGCGCAGGCTCGCGCTGCGGAGCGAGGAACTTGGGTTTGATCTTTCCTTGATTGCGGAACTCAACCTCAACGACATCAAGGGAGTGGAGGCACCGAGTCTCGATGCATGGTCTACTTCGGCCGCACTCGCGGCGGTGACCTCGACGCTGGAGTTGATGGTGGCGGTTCGGCCCACCTTTCATTCGCCTGCTCTTTTCGCGAAGCAGGCGGCCAATATCGACCGCATCAGTAACGGCAGACTTGCCCTCAATGTCGTCTCTTCCTGGTGGGAGCAGGAGGCACGCATGTATGGCGTGGAGTTCGAGCGGCATGATGATCGTTACGGACGTACGGCGGAGTGGCTGGAGGTCGTGAATGGCGCATGGACGGAGAAGGTTTATAGCCATGATGGTCGCTACTACAAGACCGAGAACACGGTGCTCGAGCCCAAGCCGGTTCGGACGCCGCGGCCGACGATCTACGCAGGCGGAGAGTCTGAGGCCGCGAAGAACCTGATCGCGCAGCGATGCGACGCGTATGTGATGCACGGCGATTCGCCGGAGCATGTTGCAGCGAAGATCGCCGATATGCGTGAGCGCAGGGATCGGTTTGGGCTTCCACCGATGCAATTTGGTTTGGCCGGTTATGCCTTTACTCGGGATTCGGAAGATGAAGTGAAGCGGGAGATTGACCGCATCACCGATGTAAAGCAGAATGCCAAAGGCTACGAGAACTATCAGCAGTGGCTTCAGGGGACGCAACTGGAGCAGAGGATGTCGATTCAGGAATATTCGGTCTCGAACCGAGGGTTGCGGTCGGGATTGATTGGAACGCCCGGACAGATCCAGGAGCAGGTTGGCAGGTTCGCAGAAGCTGGAGTCAATCTTCTACTTCTTCAGTTCAGCCCTCAGCTTGAGGAGATGGAGCGCTTCAGTGAAAGCGTGATTCGACTGGGCACTGCAGCATAG
- a CDS encoding methionine ABC transporter ATP-binding protein has product MSDDQSVAPTPPAVLLENITKRYRQGNGWSNAITRISLSVSKGTIQGIIGFSGAGKTTLLRCISRLELPDEGRVLIDGADLAHMNGEELRSARRRLGVVFQQLHLLRSRTVAENVALPLELAELAPEAIHERVTELLAWFGLEAKADQYPSQLSGGQQQRVAIARALATKPAVLLSDEPTSALDPETTASVLSLLRRVRDELGVTVLLITHELSAVRAICDRVAVLDQGAIVEEGPVEEVLLRPASRTTQRLLGRSFGAEHLAAHLGERDLHAGSLFLELQFLGQSGTSHVLSGLIRTFDVTLNILRADIGELNRSAYGFLLVELGGETGTLEQSIHFLEAHGASVTRIDPWTEAEANGRPA; this is encoded by the coding sequence ATGTCTGATGACCAAAGCGTTGCCCCGACACCTCCGGCCGTGTTGCTGGAGAACATTACGAAGCGATACCGGCAGGGGAACGGTTGGTCGAACGCGATTACTCGTATCAGCCTGAGCGTTTCCAAAGGGACGATCCAGGGCATCATCGGTTTCAGCGGTGCAGGCAAGACTACGCTGCTGCGATGCATCAGCCGGCTCGAGCTTCCCGATGAAGGGAGAGTGCTGATCGATGGAGCCGACCTTGCGCATATGAATGGTGAGGAGCTTCGGTCTGCACGACGCCGCCTGGGTGTGGTGTTCCAGCAACTTCACCTGCTTCGATCGCGTACCGTGGCGGAGAATGTCGCCCTGCCTCTCGAACTTGCGGAACTCGCGCCAGAGGCCATCCACGAGCGAGTGACGGAGTTGCTCGCGTGGTTTGGTCTGGAAGCAAAAGCAGACCAGTATCCTTCGCAGCTTTCGGGTGGACAACAGCAGCGGGTCGCCATCGCTCGTGCGTTAGCGACGAAACCTGCTGTGCTCCTGAGCGACGAACCGACCTCTGCGCTTGATCCGGAGACGACGGCGTCCGTGCTGTCGCTACTACGCAGGGTGCGGGATGAGCTGGGAGTGACGGTTCTTCTAATCACACACGAACTCAGTGCAGTTCGCGCTATTTGCGATCGCGTTGCGGTGCTCGATCAAGGTGCCATCGTCGAGGAGGGGCCGGTCGAAGAGGTGTTGCTGCGCCCTGCAAGCAGGACGACGCAGCGTCTTCTGGGACGCAGCTTCGGCGCTGAACATCTGGCTGCGCATCTGGGTGAAAGAGACCTGCATGCGGGGTCGCTCTTTCTGGAACTGCAATTTCTTGGACAGAGCGGAACCAGCCACGTTCTCTCAGGTCTGATCCGGACCTTCGATGTCACTCTGAACATTCTGCGCGCCGATATCGGGGAACTGAACCGGTCCGCCTATGGCTTTCTTCTTGTCGAACTTGGAGGTGAGACCGGAACGCTGGAGCAGAGCATTCACTTTCTTGAAGCGCATGGAGCGTCCGTGACGCGCATTGATCCCTGGACGGAAGCGGAAGCAAACGGGAGGCCGGCGTGA
- a CDS encoding MetQ/NlpA family ABC transporter substrate-binding protein, whose amino-acid sequence MKELLQLLWEPTLQTIAMVVVSALISGLVGTALGVLLVVTEDGGVLPAPWLNRFLNMMTNVGRSIPFIILMVAIIPFTRWVVGTSIGTAAAMVPLVVGAIPYVGRLVEGALRGVNRGVIEAVLTMGATPWQVIRKAYLPEAVPALIRSFTVVTVTLVSYSAMAGTVGGGGLGDLAIRYGYQGFRLDVMVATVIVLIVMIQGIQLSGDLLARYFERTGNAGTIGTLQRQSWWRVAPRFAPTVRWGTIGFLLIGVVVAILHVRSASLHKPLRIGVNPIPHGEILREVMPILEKEGVHVQIIYFSDYIQPNLALASGDIDANLFQHVPFMDRFNHDHGTNIIAVAKVHIEPLGLYPGRTKILSALPDGAVIAIPNDPVNSGRGLLLLQAAGLIKLRTGTNTQTTLEDVSENSKHIKISELEAAQLPRSLRDVDAAVINTNYALAAKLNPLKDAMFLENSASPYANVLSTVPGKANDPRILALERALQSPAARQFILQRYQGAVLPAF is encoded by the coding sequence GTGAAAGAGCTACTGCAGCTTCTTTGGGAGCCGACCTTGCAGACCATCGCGATGGTTGTGGTCTCTGCATTGATCAGCGGCCTCGTGGGAACTGCACTTGGCGTGTTGCTGGTTGTCACCGAGGATGGTGGCGTGTTGCCTGCGCCATGGCTAAACCGCTTCCTCAACATGATGACCAACGTCGGCCGCAGCATTCCCTTCATCATCCTGATGGTTGCGATCATTCCTTTCACGCGTTGGGTCGTAGGGACATCGATTGGGACCGCAGCGGCGATGGTACCTCTGGTGGTTGGCGCAATCCCCTATGTCGGACGGCTGGTGGAAGGTGCGCTGCGAGGTGTGAATCGCGGTGTGATTGAAGCCGTTCTTACCATGGGTGCCACTCCGTGGCAGGTGATCCGCAAGGCCTATCTGCCAGAAGCAGTTCCCGCACTAATCCGCTCGTTCACCGTGGTAACGGTCACGCTGGTCAGCTACTCGGCCATGGCTGGAACGGTGGGTGGCGGAGGTCTGGGTGACCTTGCAATCCGATATGGCTATCAGGGATTTCGCCTCGACGTGATGGTGGCCACGGTCATTGTGCTCATCGTGATGATTCAGGGGATTCAACTGTCGGGTGACCTTTTGGCGCGGTACTTCGAACGGACCGGGAATGCCGGCACGATCGGAACGCTGCAGCGGCAAAGCTGGTGGAGAGTGGCTCCGCGCTTTGCCCCGACCGTGCGTTGGGGAACCATCGGTTTCCTGCTCATTGGTGTGGTCGTGGCGATACTTCATGTGCGTTCCGCGTCGCTTCACAAGCCTCTGCGGATTGGCGTCAATCCTATTCCGCATGGAGAGATACTCCGAGAGGTGATGCCGATCCTGGAGAAGGAAGGCGTGCATGTGCAGATCATCTATTTCAGCGATTACATCCAGCCGAATCTGGCGTTGGCATCAGGAGATATCGACGCAAATCTCTTCCAGCACGTTCCGTTCATGGACCGTTTCAATCATGATCATGGGACGAATATCATCGCCGTGGCCAAGGTTCATATTGAACCGCTCGGTCTTTATCCTGGACGCACAAAGATACTCAGTGCACTGCCTGATGGAGCCGTGATTGCGATTCCGAATGATCCGGTTAATTCGGGGCGAGGTCTGCTCCTATTGCAGGCTGCGGGGCTGATCAAGTTGCGTACTGGTACGAATACCCAGACCACGCTCGAGGATGTATCGGAGAACTCAAAGCATATCAAGATCAGTGAGCTGGAGGCGGCGCAGTTGCCTCGTTCGCTTCGCGATGTCGATGCAGCGGTGATCAATACCAACTATGCTTTGGCGGCAAAGTTGAATCCGCTGAAGGATGCGATGTTCCTGGAGAACTCAGCTTCGCCTTATGCCAATGTGCTGTCCACCGTGCCTGGGAAAGCAAACGATCCGCGCATTCTTGCCTTGGAGAGAGCCTTACAAAGTCCAGCTGCGCGGCAGTTCATCTTGCAGCGATATCAAGGAGCAGTTCTACCCGCGTTCTAG